The following coding sequences lie in one Halodesulfovibrio sp. MK-HDV genomic window:
- the folD gene encoding bifunctional methylenetetrahydrofolate dehydrogenase/methenyltetrahydrofolate cyclohydrolase FolD has protein sequence MSAEIISGTEMRAAILEELRGEVAAIKEKYDTVPGLVTILVGENPASISYVTLKVKTALSLGFHEIQDNQPEDITEDELLSLIDKYNNDSSIHGILVQLPLPKHIDEEKVITAINPDKDVDGFHPVNLGRMVLGGRDGFLPCTPAGIQEMIVRSGTETSGAEVVVVGRSNIVGKPISIMMGQKGVGANSTVTMVHTRTKDLEEHCKRADILIVAAGVPNLVKPEWIKPGSTVIDVGVNRIGTAPSGKALLSGDVEFAKAKEIAGKITPVPGGVGPMTIAMLMKSTVASAWRHLGSS, from the coding sequence ATGAGTGCTGAAATTATCAGTGGAACCGAGATGCGCGCAGCAATTCTTGAAGAACTGCGCGGAGAAGTAGCGGCTATTAAAGAAAAATACGATACCGTACCCGGTCTTGTGACAATTCTTGTCGGGGAAAATCCGGCTTCTATAAGCTATGTGACCCTTAAAGTGAAAACCGCACTCAGCCTTGGTTTTCACGAAATTCAGGATAACCAGCCTGAAGATATTACTGAAGATGAGCTACTTTCGCTTATCGATAAGTACAACAACGACTCTTCTATTCACGGCATCTTAGTTCAGTTGCCGCTTCCAAAGCATATTGATGAAGAAAAAGTCATCACTGCTATCAATCCAGATAAAGATGTTGACGGATTCCACCCTGTAAACCTCGGCCGTATGGTTCTTGGTGGCAGAGACGGCTTCCTTCCGTGTACCCCTGCGGGTATTCAGGAAATGATCGTGCGTTCCGGTACGGAAACAAGCGGTGCGGAAGTTGTTGTGGTTGGTCGCTCTAATATTGTGGGTAAGCCTATTTCCATTATGATGGGACAAAAAGGCGTGGGTGCCAACAGTACAGTGACCATGGTTCATACTCGTACAAAAGATTTAGAAGAGCATTGCAAACGTGCTGACATTCTTATCGTTGCTGCAGGTGTTCCGAATCTCGTGAAACCAGAATGGATTAAACCGGGCTCTACTGTAATCGACGTTGGTGTTAACCGCATTGGTACTGCACCATCCGGCAAAGCGCTGTTAAGCGGCGATGTTGAATTTGCCAAAGCAAAAGAAATTGCCGGTAAAATTACTCCAGTTCCCGGGGGCGTAGGTCCTATGACAATCGCAATGCTCATGAAAAGTACTGTCGCGTCTGCATGGCGTCACCTTGGGTCTTCATAA